Proteins from a single region of Fundulus heteroclitus isolate FHET01 chromosome 12, MU-UCD_Fhet_4.1, whole genome shotgun sequence:
- the hnf1a gene encoding hepatocyte nuclear factor 1-alpha codes for MEGEDRARAATARPGHLTALQEQLVWALLESGLSRDVLVQAVGELEHSRAGAGAERAEKGDGESSEEGEMDFPPPIFRELEKLPPDEASKLRAEVDRLLQEDPWQVAKMVKSYMQQHNLPQREVVESTGLNQSHLSQHLNKGTPMKNQKRAALYSWYVKKQCEISQQFTNAKHGLAPAEEQGEETKKGRRNRFKWGPASLQILFNAYERQKNPSKEEREGLVEECNRAECLQRGVSPSQLAGLGSNLVTEVRVYNWFANRRKEEAFRHKLALDTSFNSQSASSSNATIPPSPEHGVKYSQQIPCEAGSTARSSLGERVGRLVVSPVQLEPSHTLLESHNPKLVSGSGPLPPVSTLTSLHSLSASPASSQSLIMASVPGVMSLGESSLLIGLAPTQSQTVPVINNMGAGFTTLQPISFQQQLHAPHQQAIPQHLQGHMAASPFMATMAQLPCHMYNKSESPQYHPSGLLSQAMVITDSSSLGTLTSLAAVRQILTSDPDEETDSPLQDDSLHLQSHTPVPASTESLELYPSSQTTERHQSHLLSPSPSDIGSYMPTQMVSTAQ; via the exons ATGGAGGGAGAGGACAGGGCGAGGGCGGCCACGGCGAGGCCGGGCCATTTGACCGCCCTTCAGGAGCAGCTCGTCTGGGCCCTGCTGGAATCTGGACTGTCCCGGGACGTGCTGGTCCAAGCCGTGGGGGAGCTGGAGCACAGCAGGGCCGGCGCCGGCGCCGAGAGGGCAGAGAAGGGGGATGGAGAGAGCTCCGAGGAGGGAGAAATGGATTTCCCTCCGCCTATATTCCGAGAGCTGGAGAAGCTTCCTCCGGACGAGGCGTCCAAGCTGAGGGCCGAGGTGGACCGGCTACTGCA GGAGGACCCCTGGCAGGTTGCAAAAATGGTGAAGAGCTACATGCAGCAGCACAACCTACCTCAGAGAGAGGTGGTAGAGTCCACGGGCCTCAATCAGTCCCACCTCTCCCAGCACCTCAACAAAGGCACGCCCATGAAAAACCAAAAGAGAGCCGCTCTGTACAGCTGGTACGTCAAGAAGCAGTGTGAGATCAGCCAGC AATTTACCAATGCCAAGCATGGCCTTGCACCGGCGGAGGAACAAGGAGAAGAAACCAAAAAGGGACGCAGGAACCGGTTCAAGTGGGGTCCGGCGTCCCTGCAGATCCTCTTCAATGCCTATGAACGTCAGAAGAACCCCAGCAAGGAGGAAAGAGAGGGGCTGGTGGAGGAGTGCAACAG agcggAGTGTCTCCAGAGAGGGGTATCCCCATCCCAGCTCGCTGGTCTGGGTTCCAACCTAGTTACTGAAGTCAGAGTATACAACTGGTTTGCCAATCGCCGTAAAGAGGAGGCCTTTCGTCACAAGCTAGCCCTCGACACATCGTTCAACAGCCAGTCAGCTTCATCCTCTAACGCCACCATTCCACCAAGTCCTGAGCACG GTGTGAAGTACAGCCAGCAGATCCCCTGTGAAGCAGGCAGCACAGCCAGAAGCAGCCTAGGGGAGCGCGTGGGCCGTCTCGTGGTCAGTCCTGTGCAACTAGAACCCAGCCATACACTCCTGGAGTCTCATAACCCCAAGCTG GTGTCTGGCAGCGGACCACTGCCCCCAGTAAGCACTCTGACGTCCCTGCACAGTCTTTCAGCTTCCCCGGCTTCCTCACAGAGCCTCATCATGGCCTCGGTGCCCGGCGTCATGAGTCTGGGCGAGTCCTCACTGCTAATAG GGTTGGCCCCGACGCAGTCACAGACCGTCCCCGTCATTAACAACATGGGGGCTGGTTTCACCACTCTCCAGCCAATTTCgttccagcagcagcttcacgCACCCCACCAACAGGCAATACCACAGCATCTTCAGGGTCACATGGCCGCCAGTCCCTTCATGGCAACCATGGCACAGCTGCCATGCCACA TGTACAACAAGTCGGAGTCGCCTCAGTACCATCCGTCTGGTTTGCTGTCTCAAGCCATGGTCATCACTGACAGCAGCAGCCTGGGGACCCTGACCAGCCTCGCTGCAGTCCGACAG ATCCTCACATCAGACCCTGACGAAGAGACGGATTCCCCACTACAGGATGATTCCTTACACCTGCAGTCACACACGCCTGTGCCAG CTTCTACTGAGAGTCTGGAGCTGTATCCTTCTTCCCAGACGACTGAACGTCATCAGTCTCACCTCCTCTCACCTTCACCCTCGGACATCGGCTCCTACATGCCTACACAAATGGTGTCCACGGCCCAGTAA